Proteins co-encoded in one Candidatus Manganitrophaceae bacterium genomic window:
- a CDS encoding PAS domain-containing sensor histidine kinase: MLLQELETHQIELEMQNDELRRTQAALEATRDRFADLYHFAPTGYFTLNPQGLILETNLRGAEQLGTVRGRLQNKPFFLYVAESSRSVFWRGWREWWSEGGGAAVNQLLLKRKDRSTFHARIERQIVEDPVLGSVCRLAVSDISDLWRAEWVLRESEEKYRLLFESNPHPTWLYHPQTLAFLAVNQAAVEHYGYSREEFLRMSLKEIRPKEDIPTLLSEISDLSPGVHQMGIWRHQKKDGTCIEVEIVARTIHLMESPAVLVVATDVTERRRAEEAIRSMNEMLQEKNRQIEEASRARNRFFSYMSHELKTPVNSIVGYAQLLRNGTYGFLAPKQVEAIGRINTNAQDLVHLINNILDLAKLEAGKMTLQVTEVNLIDLAEKVILNFGPQLQEKELLLKKEIEPAFPRFFWTDPLQVRSILTNLLSNAVKFTQRGEIRLRLYCPPEGRGAVLAVSDTGVGIDPAHLERIFDEYEHQNYEPHEGAQVGGLQMIEGTGLGLAIVRRMVHFLQGKIEVSSAPDVGTTFTLFLPEQTPDDPLSGTSPL; this comes from the coding sequence ATGCTGCTGCAGGAACTCGAGACCCATCAAATCGAGCTCGAGATGCAGAACGACGAGCTGCGTCGGACGCAGGCGGCGTTGGAGGCGACCCGCGACCGATTTGCCGATCTCTATCACTTCGCGCCGACCGGCTATTTTACCCTCAACCCCCAGGGGCTGATCTTAGAGACCAATTTGAGAGGGGCCGAGCAGCTCGGCACCGTCCGGGGCCGGCTCCAAAATAAGCCTTTTTTTCTCTATGTGGCTGAATCCAGTCGATCGGTCTTTTGGCGCGGTTGGCGGGAGTGGTGGTCGGAGGGGGGAGGAGCCGCTGTCAACCAGCTTCTGCTGAAGCGGAAAGACCGCTCCACCTTCCATGCCCGGATCGAGCGGCAGATCGTGGAAGATCCTGTCCTCGGGTCCGTCTGCCGGCTGGCGGTCAGCGACATCAGCGACCTCTGGCGCGCCGAATGGGTCCTGCGCGAATCGGAGGAAAAATACCGGCTCCTCTTCGAAAGCAATCCCCACCCAACCTGGCTTTACCATCCGCAGACCCTCGCGTTTCTTGCCGTGAACCAGGCGGCGGTTGAACATTATGGTTACAGCCGGGAGGAGTTTCTCCGGATGAGCCTGAAAGAGATTCGTCCGAAGGAGGATATCCCGACGTTGCTCAGCGAGATCTCCGATCTCTCCCCCGGGGTCCATCAGATGGGAATCTGGCGGCATCAAAAGAAGGATGGGACATGCATCGAGGTAGAGATCGTCGCCCGGACGATCCACCTTATGGAATCTCCGGCGGTGCTGGTGGTGGCAACCGATGTCACGGAGCGGCGGCGGGCGGAGGAGGCGATCCGATCGATGAATGAGATGCTGCAGGAAAAAAATAGGCAGATTGAGGAGGCGAGCCGCGCGCGCAATCGCTTCTTCTCTTATATGTCGCACGAACTCAAAACCCCCGTAAACAGCATTGTCGGGTATGCCCAATTGCTCCGCAACGGGACCTATGGATTCCTCGCCCCGAAGCAGGTGGAGGCGATCGGCCGGATTAATACCAATGCCCAGGACCTGGTCCATTTAATCAACAACATTCTCGATCTGGCAAAGCTTGAAGCGGGAAAGATGACGCTTCAGGTCACCGAGGTCAATTTGATTGATCTTGCCGAAAAGGTGATTCTCAACTTCGGGCCGCAGCTTCAAGAGAAAGAATTGCTGCTGAAAAAAGAGATTGAGCCTGCCTTTCCAAGATTTTTTTGGACCGATCCGCTGCAGGTCCGGAGCATTTTGACGAACCTGCTGTCGAATGCGGTGAAGTTTACCCAACGGGGTGAGATTCGGCTCCGGTTATATTGTCCGCCGGAGGGACGGGGCGCGGTCTTGGCGGTCTCCGACACCGGGGTGGGGATCGATCCGGCGCACCTGGAGCGAATCTTCGATGAGTACGAGCATCAGAATTACGAGCCCCACGAAGGTGCGCAGGTCGGGGGACTTCAGATGATCGAGGGAACCGGATTGGGATTGGCCATCGTTCGGCGGATGGTCCACTTCCTCCAGGGCAAGATCGAGGTGTCGAGCGCCCCCGATGTCGGCACCACCTTCACCCTCTTTCTCCCCGAGCAGACACCGGACGATCCGCTCTCCGGAACGTCCCCGCTCTAG
- a CDS encoding PAS domain-containing protein: MNSKKPKKGATPPQRRSRSAANTKKEIGPSRPPANDFCIVGIGASAGGLEALQAFFDQMPSNEGLAFVLVQHLEANRHSLLGEILQRHTEMKVAGIESGMKVKPNHLYIAPPDRYVGLFHHTFQLVDKDTPLGIRLPIDYFFRSLSEEKKEKAICIVLSGAGSDGTLGLRAVKEAGGMTMVQDEKSARYDNMPRSAIATGSVDYILPVETMPQQLLKYIRHPYVLTPVPEETLEAAPPPDYFERVFFILRSQTGHDFTHYKRNTIVRRIQRRMAVHQIDDLKSYVRFLEQRKEEVQTLFKELLIGVTCFFRDPDSFEAFKTKVIPRIFDQKRGDQPIRIWDAGCSTGEEIYSIGILLAEESERRRQELKVQIFATDIDNAALDVARAGLYPESIAADVSAARLKRFFVREGRSFRIQKEIREMVVFAKQDVIKDPPFSRLDFIICRNLLIYFASPLQKRIIPLFHYTLNPGGILMLGPSESIGEFAELFTLLDKKWKIFFKKNIVPMVDLPNIPLIRPMTKPSPKINSKGGRPNNVVQLTEKVLLNSYAPPSVVINERHDIVHIQGKTRPYLELPSGEASFNILKMVRDELRIELRTAIHRASKEGSKVVHPNLRIRENGKTYAFNLVIQPLNADGADGLILVVFDPLKTKAEAEKEPPGAPSKVDRRIVSLENELNSTKESLQTTIEELETSNEELKSTNEEMQSTNEEMQSTNEELETSKEELQSINEELVTVNSELQMKLDELSQSNDDMTNLLASTEVGTLFLDRHLRIKRFTPATTQIMNLIPTDLGRPLSDITGTLMYDDLNRDAEQVLNTLAFKEKELQTRSGEWYRMRALPYRTGENVIEGVIIIFIPITGLKKALQAAEVARQYGAALLNALTEPTLILSRSLQVLDANEAYYQECKASKEETLGQPLFTLAGGQWNRPKLKQAIETVFSDHQSVYNFEVEDEFEKIGRKRLRLSAKKTPPIDGIGTLLILTVRT; encoded by the coding sequence ATGAACAGTAAAAAACCCAAAAAGGGTGCGACTCCTCCCCAGCGGAGAAGCCGGTCCGCAGCGAACACGAAAAAGGAGATCGGTCCCTCCCGGCCTCCCGCCAACGATTTCTGCATCGTCGGCATCGGCGCGTCGGCCGGCGGGCTCGAAGCGCTTCAGGCCTTTTTTGATCAGATGCCTTCCAACGAGGGGCTGGCGTTCGTGTTGGTTCAGCATCTTGAGGCGAATCGGCACTCGCTTCTGGGTGAGATCCTGCAACGCCATACGGAGATGAAGGTGGCCGGCATCGAATCGGGGATGAAGGTCAAGCCGAATCATCTCTACATCGCCCCGCCGGACCGGTATGTCGGCCTCTTTCATCACACCTTTCAACTGGTCGATAAAGATACGCCGTTGGGAATTCGTCTGCCGATCGACTATTTTTTCCGATCTTTATCGGAGGAGAAAAAAGAGAAGGCGATTTGCATCGTCCTCTCCGGCGCCGGCAGCGACGGAACGCTCGGTCTCAGAGCGGTCAAGGAGGCCGGCGGCATGACGATGGTCCAGGACGAGAAATCGGCCCGATATGACAATATGCCGAGAAGCGCCATCGCCACCGGTTCGGTCGATTATATCCTTCCGGTTGAAACAATGCCGCAGCAGCTGCTGAAGTATATCCGCCATCCCTACGTCCTCACCCCTGTCCCGGAAGAAACGCTCGAGGCGGCGCCGCCGCCCGACTACTTCGAGCGGGTCTTCTTCATCCTCCGGTCGCAGACCGGACATGACTTTACTCACTATAAGCGCAATACGATTGTGCGGCGCATTCAGCGACGGATGGCGGTCCATCAGATCGATGATCTGAAGAGCTACGTCCGCTTTCTCGAGCAGAGAAAAGAGGAGGTCCAAACCCTCTTTAAGGAGTTATTGATCGGGGTGACCTGCTTCTTCAGAGATCCCGATTCATTCGAGGCGTTCAAGACCAAGGTGATCCCAAGAATCTTTGATCAAAAGCGCGGCGATCAGCCGATCCGGATCTGGGACGCCGGCTGCTCCACGGGAGAAGAGATTTACTCGATCGGCATCCTCCTGGCGGAGGAAAGTGAGCGCCGGAGACAGGAGCTGAAAGTTCAGATTTTCGCCACCGACATCGACAATGCGGCGCTGGACGTTGCCCGAGCCGGTCTCTACCCGGAATCGATCGCGGCGGATGTCTCTGCCGCCCGGCTGAAGAGATTTTTCGTCCGAGAGGGGAGAAGCTTCCGGATTCAAAAAGAGATCCGGGAGATGGTCGTCTTCGCCAAGCAAGATGTGATCAAAGACCCTCCGTTTTCCAGGCTGGATTTTATTATTTGCAGAAACCTCCTGATCTATTTTGCATCACCCCTTCAAAAAAGAATCATTCCGCTCTTTCACTACACGTTGAATCCGGGCGGGATCTTGATGCTCGGTCCCTCCGAAAGCATCGGAGAGTTCGCCGAACTCTTCACCCTCCTCGACAAGAAGTGGAAGATCTTTTTCAAGAAAAACATCGTGCCGATGGTCGACCTGCCGAATATCCCGCTGATCCGGCCGATGACGAAGCCGTCCCCCAAAATCAATTCCAAAGGGGGTCGACCGAACAACGTGGTGCAACTGACCGAAAAAGTTTTGTTGAACAGCTATGCTCCCCCGAGTGTCGTGATCAATGAGCGGCACGACATCGTCCACATCCAAGGGAAGACCCGCCCCTATTTGGAGCTTCCGAGCGGAGAGGCAAGTTTCAATATCCTCAAGATGGTTCGAGACGAGCTTCGGATCGAGCTGCGAACGGCGATCCATCGGGCGTCGAAAGAGGGGAGCAAGGTCGTCCATCCCAACCTTCGGATCAGAGAAAATGGAAAGACCTATGCATTTAACCTGGTCATCCAGCCGCTGAACGCGGATGGGGCCGATGGATTGATCCTGGTCGTCTTCGATCCCCTAAAGACAAAGGCCGAAGCGGAAAAAGAGCCGCCGGGCGCTCCCTCCAAGGTCGATCGGCGAATCGTCAGCCTGGAGAATGAACTCAATTCGACCAAGGAATCGCTCCAGACGACGATCGAGGAGCTGGAGACCTCGAACGAAGAGTTGAAGTCGACGAATGAAGAGATGCAATCGACGAATGAAGAGATGCAGAGCACCAATGAGGAGCTGGAGACCTCCAAGGAAGAGCTTCAGTCGATCAATGAGGAGCTGGTGACGGTGAACTCGGAGCTTCAGATGAAGCTCGACGAGCTCTCGCAATCCAACGACGACATGACGAACCTCCTGGCCAGCACCGAGGTCGGGACGCTCTTCCTCGACCGGCATCTTCGGATCAAGCGATTTACGCCGGCGACGACCCAGATCATGAATCTGATCCCCACTGATCTCGGACGGCCATTGAGCGATATCACCGGCACCCTGATGTATGACGATCTGAACCGGGACGCCGAGCAGGTGCTCAATACCCTCGCCTTTAAAGAAAAAGAGCTCCAGACCCGGAGCGGGGAGTGGTACAGGATGCGGGCTCTCCCTTATCGAACAGGAGAGAATGTCATCGAGGGGGTGATCATTATTTTCATTCCAATCACCGGACTGAAAAAGGCGCTTCAGGCGGCGGAAGTGGCCCGGCAATATGGTGCGGCACTGCTGAATGCATTAACAGAGCCGACGCTGATCCTGAGTCGTTCACTGCAGGTCCTCGATGCCAATGAAGCCTATTATCAAGAATGTAAAGCAAGCAAAGAAGAAACGTTGGGTCAGCCGCTCTTCACCCTCGCGGGAGGGCAATGGAACCGTCCGAAGCTGAAGCAGGCGATCGAGACGGTTTTCTCCGATCATCAAAGTGTATACAACTTTGAGGTTGAGGATGAGTTTGAGAAGATCGGCCGGAAGCGGCTTCGGTTAAGCGCCAAAAAAACGCCGCCGATCGATGGCATCGGTACGCTGCTGATACTGACCGTTCGAACTTGA
- a CDS encoding chemotaxis protein CheB yields the protein MKKNSNGNGRSRTRSIGRRPNHDIIVIGTSAGGVEALIELVGGFPPDLPAAVFVVIHLASFQDSTLPQILSRNGALPAAFAVHGETIRTGRIYLAPPDAHLMLQPDHVRVIRGPKENGHRPAVDPLFRTAARAFESRVVGVILTGALDCGTAGLLSVKARGGLAVVQDPNDAFCADMPRSALRHVKVDYVLPLLKIPSQLARLAREPAIQGKGEKMRRPNEQGESNGTPVADLTCPECSGALKETEVNGLLQFNCHVGHVYSEESMLMEQGEATEAALWGAVRALQESENLARRMATRSDASLSARFYEKAEAAKQHWERIRNILLNGEGEDLVEALKPSPPRKQSKPASRRVMVRK from the coding sequence ATGAAGAAAAATTCAAATGGAAACGGCCGATCCCGTACTCGATCGATTGGGAGACGTCCAAATCACGACATCATCGTCATCGGTACTTCGGCCGGAGGGGTAGAGGCGTTGATCGAATTGGTCGGCGGCTTTCCCCCCGATCTGCCGGCGGCTGTTTTTGTCGTGATTCATCTCGCCTCTTTTCAGGACAGTACCTTGCCGCAGATCTTGAGTCGCAATGGAGCGCTCCCGGCCGCCTTTGCAGTGCACGGGGAGACGATCCGAACCGGACGGATTTACCTGGCGCCGCCCGATGCCCATCTAATGCTTCAGCCCGACCATGTCCGGGTGATCCGAGGCCCGAAAGAGAACGGCCACCGACCGGCGGTCGATCCGCTTTTTAGAACCGCCGCGCGTGCTTTTGAATCTCGCGTCGTCGGGGTCATCTTGACCGGCGCGCTCGATTGCGGAACGGCCGGACTCCTCTCCGTGAAGGCGCGCGGCGGCCTGGCGGTGGTCCAAGATCCCAATGATGCATTCTGCGCCGACATGCCGCGGAGCGCCCTTCGTCATGTAAAAGTCGATTATGTCTTGCCTCTCTTGAAGATCCCATCCCAGTTGGCTCGATTGGCACGGGAGCCTGCGATACAGGGGAAAGGAGAGAAAATGAGGAGACCAAACGAACAAGGGGAATCCAACGGCACGCCGGTGGCCGACCTGACCTGCCCGGAATGCAGCGGGGCGCTCAAAGAGACGGAGGTCAATGGGCTGCTCCAATTCAACTGTCATGTCGGACATGTCTACTCCGAGGAGAGCATGCTGATGGAGCAGGGAGAGGCGACCGAAGCGGCGCTCTGGGGGGCGGTACGCGCACTGCAAGAAAGCGAGAATTTGGCACGCCGGATGGCGACCCGTTCGGATGCCTCTCTGTCGGCCCGTTTTTATGAAAAGGCGGAAGCGGCAAAGCAGCATTGGGAGCGAATCCGGAATATTCTCTTAAACGGGGAGGGAGAGGACCTGGTGGAGGCGCTGAAACCGTCCCCACCCAGAAAGCAATCCAAGCCGGCTTCCCGCCGGGTGATGGTTAGAAAATAA
- a CDS encoding DsrE family protein: protein MEKKKLGILLSTAPENKNLKTVSALAQEAVRQGIDTYLYLIDDGVQNLDRPEIDALSQKGVKLFLCAYGAQRRSIPTSDKAVFCGLVVLSDLVKGCDRFVTFN from the coding sequence ATGGAAAAAAAGAAGCTCGGGATACTCCTCTCGACGGCACCGGAAAATAAAAATCTGAAAACGGTCTCCGCGCTTGCCCAAGAGGCGGTTCGTCAAGGGATCGATACCTATCTCTACCTGATCGATGACGGCGTCCAAAACCTCGACCGGCCGGAGATCGACGCCCTCTCTCAAAAAGGGGTGAAGCTCTTTCTCTGCGCCTATGGCGCACAGCGGCGCAGCATCCCCACCAGCGACAAAGCGGTCTTCTGCGGACTCGTCGTCCTCTCCGATCTGGTGAAAGGATGCGACCGCTTTGTCACCTTCAACTAA
- a CDS encoding DsrE family protein yields the protein MTRKIVVLIRSNPQESHRASEGIRIALGLASGEHEVEVILTGKAPLLLTSELEEYVDGEMTEKFLATLKEFIPIFYIDKESLDEIDFSASDYKLMPVSSEEIAEKIAAADRFAMF from the coding sequence ATGACCCGCAAAATTGTCGTCCTGATTCGAAGCAATCCGCAAGAGAGCCATCGCGCATCGGAAGGGATTCGCATTGCGCTCGGACTTGCCTCGGGCGAACATGAGGTCGAGGTCATTTTAACCGGCAAGGCCCCACTGCTCTTGACGTCTGAATTGGAAGAGTATGTCGATGGAGAGATGACCGAGAAGTTCCTTGCGACATTAAAAGAGTTTATTCCGATCTTTTATATCGACAAAGAGAGTCTCGACGAGATCGACTTCTCGGCGAGCGATTACAAGCTGATGCCGGTCTCCTCCGAAGAGATCGCCGAGAAGATCGCGGCAGCCGACCGATTTGCGATGTTTTAG
- the iscX gene encoding Fe-S cluster assembly protein IscX gives MKFGWQDPEEIGIALAEKYPNLDPLTVRFTDLHQMVTALPDFSDDPKKSNEAILEAVQMAWLEEYKDAQGA, from the coding sequence ATGAAATTCGGTTGGCAGGATCCGGAAGAGATTGGAATTGCGCTGGCGGAGAAATACCCCAACCTCGATCCGTTGACGGTTCGCTTTACCGACCTGCACCAGATGGTCACGGCCCTTCCCGATTTTTCGGACGATCCGAAGAAGTCGAACGAGGCGATTTTAGAAGCGGTTCAGATGGCTTGGCTGGAAGAGTACAAAGACGCCCAGGGAGCGTAA
- a CDS encoding 2Fe-2S iron-sulfur cluster binding domain-containing protein: protein MPKVTFKIEGKEVTFEAKENQSILDVALDHQIDLEHNCGGNCACTTCHVIVREGINHLTEMDEDEEDRLDTAEGLTLTSRLGCQARIKGDVVVEIPKNTQEFRKAEQH from the coding sequence ATGCCGAAAGTCACATTTAAAATAGAAGGAAAAGAGGTCACGTTCGAGGCGAAGGAAAACCAATCGATCCTCGATGTGGCGCTCGACCATCAGATCGACCTCGAGCATAATTGCGGGGGGAACTGCGCCTGCACCACCTGCCATGTCATCGTCCGGGAGGGGATAAACCACCTCACCGAGATGGATGAAGACGAAGAGGACCGGCTCGATACCGCCGAAGGGCTCACCCTCACCTCCCGGTTGGGTTGTCAGGCCCGGATCAAAGGGGATGTCGTCGTCGAAATTCCGAAGAACACGCAGGAGTTCCGAAAGGCGGAGCAGCACTGA
- the hscA gene encoding Fe-S protein assembly chaperone HscA produces MPRVVGIDLGTTNSLVAYMDQGTPRVIPDEQGRAIVPSVVSFGWEGTPDGVVVGEAAKKHLITHPDRTIFSVKRFMGKGGEDVGADRNFVPYQLSGGQQEVIRIAVGGKLYTPPEVSAFILRELKRRAEAFFKEPIRQAVITVPAYFNDSQRQATKDAGKIAGLEVLRIVNEPTAASLAYGLQKKKEGVIVVYDLGGGTFDVSILKIKNGIFEVLSTNGDTHLGGDDVDRTLMGLIVGEIGQKHGVDLSTSPEALQEIRLKSEEVKSRLSFEEKAEIALSFPEKKIDYRRPIARPEFETLISDFVEKTLGPCRQALSDAGLTPEQVDEVILVGGSTRIPLVKKKIGELFHKTPHSELNPDEVVALGAAIQADILSGGITNMLLLDVTPLSLGIETMGGVVSRLIARNTTVPTNAKEMFTTFVDGQKSVSIHVVQGERELVKDCRSLAKFNLTEIDPMPAGIPRIEVTFMIDANGILNVTAKELRSGKAQSIEVKPTYGLTDPEVEKMISESIEHARTDLSERMLIEARNEAETVLRHTERALAQGGALIDAEEKRTIEARVAALKETMSGSDHNRVREALHQLDQATQHLAEALMNQTLKETLQEKKLSDV; encoded by the coding sequence ATGCCGAGAGTCGTCGGAATCGATCTGGGAACCACCAACAGCCTCGTCGCATACATGGACCAGGGAACCCCGCGGGTCATCCCGGATGAACAGGGGCGGGCGATTGTCCCGTCGGTTGTCTCGTTCGGATGGGAAGGGACCCCCGACGGCGTGGTGGTCGGAGAAGCGGCGAAGAAACATCTGATCACCCATCCCGACCGGACGATCTTCTCGGTCAAGCGCTTCATGGGGAAAGGGGGGGAGGATGTCGGCGCCGATCGAAACTTCGTTCCCTATCAGCTCTCCGGCGGCCAGCAAGAGGTGATCCGGATCGCCGTCGGTGGAAAGCTCTATACCCCGCCGGAAGTCTCCGCCTTTATTTTAAGAGAGCTCAAGCGCCGCGCCGAAGCCTTCTTCAAAGAGCCGATCCGGCAAGCGGTGATCACGGTACCGGCCTACTTCAACGACAGCCAGCGGCAGGCGACGAAAGACGCCGGAAAGATCGCCGGGCTGGAAGTCCTCCGGATCGTCAACGAGCCGACGGCCGCCTCGCTCGCATACGGCCTTCAAAAAAAGAAGGAAGGGGTGATCGTCGTCTACGACCTCGGCGGCGGGACGTTCGACGTCTCGATTTTGAAAATCAAAAACGGGATCTTCGAAGTCCTCTCGACCAACGGCGACACCCATCTCGGCGGCGATGACGTTGATCGCACGTTGATGGGGCTGATCGTCGGCGAGATCGGTCAGAAGCATGGCGTCGATCTCTCCACCTCGCCCGAGGCGCTTCAGGAGATCCGGTTGAAGTCGGAGGAGGTCAAGTCTCGGCTCTCTTTTGAAGAGAAGGCGGAGATCGCCCTCTCCTTCCCGGAAAAGAAGATCGACTACCGCCGGCCGATCGCGCGACCTGAATTCGAGACGCTGATTTCCGACTTTGTCGAAAAGACGCTCGGCCCCTGCCGCCAGGCGCTCTCCGATGCGGGGCTGACGCCGGAACAGGTCGATGAGGTGATCCTGGTCGGCGGGTCGACCCGGATTCCGCTGGTGAAGAAAAAGATTGGAGAACTTTTCCACAAGACACCCCACAGCGAGCTCAACCCGGATGAAGTGGTCGCGCTCGGAGCGGCGATCCAGGCCGACATCTTGTCGGGCGGCATCACCAACATGCTCCTCCTCGATGTCACACCACTGTCGCTCGGGATCGAAACGATGGGGGGGGTCGTCAGCCGGCTGATCGCCCGAAACACCACCGTCCCGACGAACGCGAAGGAGATGTTTACGACGTTCGTCGACGGCCAGAAATCGGTCTCGATCCATGTCGTCCAGGGGGAGCGGGAGCTGGTGAAAGACTGCCGGAGTTTGGCGAAGTTTAATCTGACCGAGATCGACCCGATGCCGGCCGGCATCCCCCGGATCGAGGTAACCTTTATGATCGATGCGAACGGGATTTTAAACGTCACCGCGAAAGAGCTCCGGAGCGGCAAGGCGCAGTCGATCGAGGTGAAGCCGACCTATGGCCTGACCGATCCGGAAGTGGAGAAGATGATCTCGGAATCGATCGAGCATGCCCGGACCGACCTGAGCGAGCGGATGTTGATCGAAGCGCGCAACGAGGCGGAGACGGTTCTGCGGCATACCGAGCGGGCGTTGGCACAAGGGGGCGCCTTGATCGATGCGGAGGAGAAGCGGACGATCGAGGCCCGCGTCGCCGCGCTGAAAGAGACGATGAGCGGATCCGATCACAACCGGGTGCGCGAGGCGCTCCATCAGCTCGATCAGGCGACGCAGCATCTCGCCGAAGCCTTGATGAATCAAACGCTGAAGGAGACCCTTCAAGAAAAGAAGCTCTCCGATGTTTAA
- the hscB gene encoding Fe-S protein assembly co-chaperone HscB, with protein sequence MGRTELLTKRTCWKCGAEIESLSLCDRCAALQPIPAEADYFTLFHLGAQLKIDLPQLQAKFYELSRAFHPDFYQKKSAEEQAISLENSAIVNKAYRTLRDPVQRAEYLIQRVEGGGAISTEAPADLFDEIFEVQELLEEAKEVPSDPAERDRLLRALREAQVKFEARQEEGRQALDQFSSEWDRLQDARHNPGDADLSEEQKRILAEIKRILSHRGYLERVIDNLEAGIEKLKGEKGT encoded by the coding sequence GTGGGAAGGACGGAACTCCTGACAAAAAGAACCTGCTGGAAGTGTGGCGCGGAGATCGAATCTCTCTCTCTCTGTGATCGGTGTGCGGCTTTGCAGCCGATTCCGGCAGAGGCCGATTATTTCACCCTCTTCCATCTCGGCGCACAGCTCAAGATCGATCTTCCCCAGCTTCAAGCCAAATTTTATGAGCTGAGCCGAGCGTTCCATCCTGATTTTTATCAAAAAAAGTCGGCGGAGGAGCAGGCGATCAGCCTGGAGAATTCGGCGATCGTGAACAAAGCCTACCGGACGTTGAGAGATCCGGTGCAGCGGGCGGAGTACCTGATCCAGCGCGTCGAAGGAGGCGGAGCGATTTCAACCGAGGCGCCGGCCGATCTCTTTGATGAGATTTTTGAGGTCCAGGAACTGCTGGAAGAAGCAAAAGAGGTCCCATCCGACCCGGCTGAGCGCGACCGGCTCCTGCGGGCGCTGCGGGAGGCGCAAGTGAAGTTTGAAGCGCGTCAGGAGGAGGGGCGGCAGGCGCTCGATCAATTCTCCTCGGAGTGGGACCGCTTACAGGACGCCCGGCACAACCCTGGCGACGCCGATCTTTCCGAAGAGCAGAAGCGGATCTTGGCCGAGATCAAACGGATTCTGTCGCACCGGGGTTATTTGGAACGGGTCATCGATAATCTCGAGGCGGGGATTGAAAAGTTGAAGGGAGAGAAAGGGACGTAG
- a CDS encoding iron-sulfur cluster assembly accessory protein, with protein sequence MENTTKTEQPIALTPSAVTEVKGMIERKNLGNAALRVGVQGGGCSGLSYTLNFETEITPHDLSFEVDGLRVIIDQKSALYLAGTTLDFSKELVGGGFKFNNPNATRSCGCGESFSA encoded by the coding sequence ATGGAAAACACCACAAAAACAGAACAGCCGATCGCCCTGACCCCGAGCGCCGTCACTGAAGTCAAAGGGATGATCGAGAGAAAAAATCTCGGGAATGCCGCCCTTCGCGTCGGCGTCCAGGGAGGGGGATGCTCCGGGCTCTCCTACACGCTCAATTTCGAAACGGAGATCACCCCGCACGATCTCTCCTTTGAGGTCGATGGGCTCCGCGTCATCATCGATCAGAAAAGCGCTCTTTATCTGGCCGGAACCACGCTCGACTTCAGCAAAGAGCTGGTGGGGGGAGGCTTCAAATTCAACAATCCCAACGCCACCCGAAGCTGTGGCTGCGGCGAATCCTTTTCGGCCTAA
- the iscU gene encoding Fe-S cluster assembly scaffold IscU → MAYSSKVIDHYNNPRNVGSLDKQDPNVGTGVVGAPECGDVMKLQLKVTNGVIEDAKFKTFGCGSAIASSSLATEMMKGKTLDEAMGIKNTDIVSELNLPPVKIHCSVLAEDAIKAAISDYKKKNGLS, encoded by the coding sequence ATGGCATACAGCAGTAAGGTCATTGATCATTATAACAATCCGCGAAATGTCGGGTCGCTCGACAAGCAAGATCCCAATGTCGGAACCGGGGTGGTCGGCGCGCCGGAGTGCGGTGACGTGATGAAGCTTCAGCTGAAGGTCACCAACGGCGTGATCGAAGATGCCAAGTTCAAGACATTCGGCTGTGGCAGCGCGATCGCCAGCTCCAGCTTGGCCACTGAAATGATGAAGGGGAAGACCCTCGATGAGGCGATGGGGATTAAAAACACCGATATCGTCAGCGAGCTCAATCTGCCCCCCGTGAAAATCCACTGTTCGGTCTTGGCGGAAGATGCCATCAAGGCGGCCATCAGCGACTATAAGAAGAAGAACGGCCTTTCGTAA